In Raphanus sativus cultivar WK10039 chromosome 5, ASM80110v3, whole genome shotgun sequence, the following proteins share a genomic window:
- the LOC108860559 gene encoding uncharacterized protein LOC108860559, whose protein sequence is MGADELVPSHMSHRAPTAGPTMEKKSEIDKKKRGVVSDKKQQNPRAFADKSAVKAKREKMRDVEKEQRRIHLPTIDRNYGDPPPFVVVVQGPPGVGKSLVIKSLVKHFTHQNVPEVRGPITIVQGKKNRIQFVECPNDINGMMDCAKVADLAILLIDGSYGFEMETFEFLNIMQVHGFPKVMGVLTHLDKFNDVKKLRKTKKRLKHRFWTEIYDGAKLFYLSGLIHGKYLELEVHNLSRFISTYLTKFHPLTWRTSHPYVLADRLEDVTPPEKVQMDKKCDRNITLYGYLRGCNLKKGMKVHIAGVGDYSLAGVTVLPDPCPLPSSAKKKGLRDREKLFYAPMSGIGDLLYDKDAVYININDHLVQYSKTDNENGESTNKGKGRDVGEDLVKSLQKTKYSVDEKLGKTSINLFGKKTSTASSERKLEEESSEEYSHSAEDDNEMDAESSGCKMKQKTEIHDGRLRRKAIFKDEVGESDAMGSDEDGVEETEDVESGGDEAEDEAEDDSASDSQDLDEDDFLGNISKWKEPLKEKGRKKNPNLMQIVYGATRSSATTALTNETNATSDDDDDEDFFKPKGEGNKSSGSGCDVGYVNADDCSRFVNYGNLKNWKEKEDCEIIRDRFTTGDWSKAALRNQNSVAGDEGEDDELYGDFEDLEEAGEKHNNIDDKMEHGKNQNEGDEHRLKKLALRAKFDANNPHYSEAKELGYVDKLKEELETRKQMNMLELNNLDEDTRVEIEGFRTGTYLRLEIHNVPYEMVDFFDPCHPVLVGGIGYGEDNAGYMQARLKKHRWHKKVLKTRDPIIVSIGWRRYQTIPVYAIEDRNDRHRMLKYTPEHMHCLATFWGPLVPPNTGFVAFQNLSSNQAGFRITATSVVLEYNHQARIAKKIKLVGHPCKIQKKTAFIKDMFTSDLEIARFEGSSVRTVSGIRGQVKKAGKNMLDNNNAQEGIARCTFEDQIKMSDIVFLKAWPTVEVPQFYNPLTTALQPRAKTWTGMRTFRELRSEHSIPIPVNKDSLYKPIERKTKKFNPLVISKKLQAELPFASKPKNKPGRRRPSLDGRRAVVMEPGERKGFAIVQQLKLMNKVKMNKRKAKVQEKRKAYEAEKAKEEVISKKRNREERRERYRSEDKQKKKKIRRNQD, encoded by the exons ATGGGCGCCGACGAATTGGTGCCGTCTCACATGTCGCACAGGGCTCCCACAGCAGGCCCTACCATGGAGAAGAAATCCGAAATCGACAAGAAGAAGCGTGGCGTCGTCTCCGATAAGAAGCAGCAAAACCCTAGA GCGTTTGCTGATAAGTCAGCTGTTAAGGCGAAGCGTGAGAAGATGCGCGATGTGGAGAAGGAACAGAGACGAATTCATCTTCCTACCATTGATCGTAATTACGGCGATCCTCCTCCTTTCGTCGTCGTTGTTCAAGGTCCCCCAGGG GTCGGAAAGTCTCTCGTGATTAAGTCTCTTGTTAAGCATTTTACGCACCAGAATGTGCCCGAGGTTCGAGGTCCTATTACCATTGTACAAG GTAAGAAGAATCGGATACAATTTGTGGAGTGCCCTAATGATATCAATGGGATGATGGATTGTGCCAAGGTTGCTGATCTAGCTATTCTTCTCATAGACGGGAGTTATGGTTTTGAGATG GAAACCTTTGAGTTCCTCAATATTATGCAAGTGCATGGATTTCCCAAAGTTATGGGAGTCCTCACTCACCTGGATAAGTTCAACGATGTAAAGAAGCtgaggaaaacaaaaaaacgtCTCAAGCATCGTTTCTGGACCGAAATATATGACGGAGCTAAACTGTTCTATCTATCTGGTCTCATTCATGGGAA GTATTTAGAACTTGAAGTTCACAACCTCTCCCGCTTTATATCTACATATCTAACCAAGTTTCATCCATTGACATGGCGGACGTCACATCCTTATGTGTTGGCTGATCGTCTGGAAGATGTCACCCCTCCCGAGaaagttcagatggataagaaaTGCGATAGAAATATCACGCTGTATGGTTACCTACGTGGCTGTAACTTGAAAAAAGGGATGAAG GTTCATATTGCTGGAGTTGGTGACTATAGTTTAGCTGGGGTGACTGTCTTACCTGACCCTTGTCCTTTACCCTCTTCTGCCAAGAAGAAGGGGCTACGGGACAGAGAAAAGCTTTTCTATGCTCCTATGTCCGGGATTGGAGATCTTTTGTATGACAAAGATGCTGTTTACATCAACATAAATGATCATCTTGTTCAGTACTCTAAAACCGATAATGAAAATGGAGAATCTACTaataaag GAAAGGGCAGGGATGTTGGTGAAGATTTGGTAAAGTCGTTGCAGAAGACAAAATATTCTGTTGATGAGAAATTAGGGAAGACGTCCATCAATTTATTTGGCAAAAAGACTAGTACTGCCAGCTCAGAAAGAAAACTTGAGGAAGAGTCATCAGAGGAGTACTCTCACTCTGCTGAAGATGATAATGAGATGGATGCAGAGAGCAGTGGCTGTAAAATGAAGCAGAAAACTGAGATCCATGATGGACGGTTGAGGAGAAAAGCTATCTTTAAGGATGAAGTTGGTGAGAGTGATGCAATG GGCTCAGATGAAGATGGTGTTGAGGAAACAGAAGATGTGGAGTCTGGTGGAGATGAAGCTGAGGATGAAGCTGAAGATGACTCTGCTTCTGATTCACAGGACTTAGATGAAGATGATTTCCTTGGTAACATATCAAAATGGAAAGAACCCTTAAAGGAGAAGGGCAGAAAGAAAAACCCCAACTTGATGCAAATTGTTTATGGTGCAACGAGATCATCAGCTACTACTGCCTTGACAAATGAAACCAATGCAactagtgatgatgatgatgatgaagacttCTTTAAGCCAAAAGGAGAAGGAAACAAG AGCTCAGGTAGTGGATGCGATGTGGGATATGTCAACGCAGATGACTGTTCCAGATTTGTAAACTATGGAAACCTGAAGAACTGGAAAGAGAAGGAAGACTGTGAGATCATTCGTGATCGATTCACCACTGGTGATTGGTCAAAAGCTGCTCTGAGAAATCAAAACTCAGTCGCTGGCGATGAAGGAGAAGATGATGAACTTTATGGTGATTTTGAGGATCTAGAGGAGGCAGGAGAGAAGCATAATAATATCGATGACAAGATGGAGCATGGTAAAAATCAAAACGAAGGTGATGAGCATAGGCTTAAAAAGCTGGCTCTCCGAGCAAAGTTTGATGCGAACAATCCCCATTACAGTGAAGCCAAGGAACTCGGCTACGTAGATAAA TTGAAGGAGGAGCTTGAAACTAGAAAACAGATGAACATGTTAGAACTCAATAATCTTGACGAGGATACTCGAGTCGAGATAGAAGGCTTCCGGACTGGAACATACTTGCGGCTGGAGATTCACAATGTTCCTTATGAGATGGTTGATTTCTTTGATCCGTGTCATCCAGTTCTTGTTGGAGGTATTGGTTACGGCGAGGATAATGCTGGATACATGCAG GCACGGTTGAAGAAACATAGGTGGCACAAGAAAGTGCTGAAAACAAGAGATCCCATTATTGTGTCTATCGGATGGAGACGCTATCAGACTATTCCTGTATACGCCATTGAAGATCGCAATGATAGACATCGAATGCTCAAGTATACTCCAGAACACATGCACTGCCTTGCTACGTTCTGGGGCCCTCTTGTCCCACCCAACACTGGCTTTGTGGCTTTCCAAAACCTGTCAAGCAATCAG GCAGGGTTTAGGATAACAGCGACTTCTGTAGTACTCGAGTATAATCACCAAGCCCGCATTGCAAAGAAAATCAAGCTGGTTGGACACCCATGCAAGATCCAGAAAAAAACTGCATTTATCAAAGACATGTTCACTTCTGACCTCGAAATAGCTAGATTTGAAGGTTCATCTGTCCGGACAGTTAGTGGCATTAGAGGACAAGTGAAAAAG GCTGGAAAAAACATGCTAGATAACAACAATGCACAAGAAGGGATCGCGAGGTGTACATTTGAAGATCAAATAAAAATGAGCGACATTGTCTTCTTAAAGGCTTGGCCGACGGTGGAAGTTCCACAGTTTTACAATCCTCTAACTACAGCCTTGCAGCCTCGGGCGAAGACGTGGACAGGGATGAGAACGTTTAGGGAGCTTCGTAGTGAGCATAGTATTCCTATTCCGGTGAATAAGGATTCACTCTACAAG cCAATTGAAAGGAAGACAAAGAAGTTCAATCCATTGGTGATATCAAAGAAACTACAAGCAGAGTTACCGTTTGCTTCCAAACCCAAAAATAAACCAGGGAGAAGAAGACCATCACTAGATGGTAGAAGAGCTGTTGTAATGGAGCCGGGAGAACGAAAAGGTTTTGCTATCGTCCAGCAGTTGAAGCTGATGAATAAAGTCAAG atGAATAAGAGAAAAGCAAAGGTGCAGGAGAAGAGGAAAGCGTATGAGGCAGAGAAAGCTAAGGAGGAGGTAATATCTAAGAAACGGAACAGAGAGGAGAGACGTGAGAGGTATCGTAGTGAAGataaacagaagaagaagaagatcagaCGAAACCAAGACTAA